Proteins encoded by one window of Myxococcus guangdongensis:
- a CDS encoding ATP-binding protein — protein sequence MFRPPSDSQAAPRGSPASRPPPPRSAFHRSAQDMVDLLSSSAIALRWLVRLRWHAVAGTGLTIIVAVRGLKLDLPVVPLLALVATTGVSNLLLTLWLRRGPVVKTHHLGGVLAFDTMLLTAMLALSGGPDNPFAMLYLVHVSLAALVLGRRWIVCLSMLSVLGPMLLMQWHVPLAEVAHVASPMPPHSRHVLGLWVAFSLTVMLIALMVARVSAALRDRQEALVRAQLLAARAEKLASLSTLAAGAAHELGSPLGTIAIAANELEALIQEEPNEALEDARLIRDQVERCRDILERMSARAGQTYGEVPERTTTGAVLGLLREQLSAGELSRLRFTEGPDVSLFFPTRGLVQVLANLVRNALHASEASQAPVTLSVHGDAEGTAFVVEDQGTGIPREVLERVGEPFFTTKPAGQGMGLGLFLGQTFAELCGGRLELDTEEGRGTRATLVLPCRREPVHAAA from the coding sequence GTGTTCCGCCCGCCCTCCGACTCGCAGGCGGCCCCGCGTGGCTCGCCGGCGTCGAGACCACCTCCGCCTCGCTCCGCCTTCCACCGCTCCGCGCAGGACATGGTGGACCTGCTGTCGTCCAGCGCGATTGCCCTGCGGTGGCTGGTGCGCCTGCGCTGGCACGCCGTGGCGGGCACGGGGCTCACCATCATCGTGGCCGTGCGCGGGCTGAAGCTGGACCTGCCCGTGGTGCCGCTGCTCGCGCTGGTGGCGACCACAGGCGTGTCCAACCTGCTCCTGACGCTGTGGTTGCGTCGGGGGCCCGTGGTGAAGACGCACCACCTGGGCGGCGTGCTCGCGTTCGACACGATGCTGCTGACGGCGATGCTCGCGCTCTCGGGGGGGCCGGACAACCCGTTCGCCATGCTGTACCTGGTGCACGTGTCGCTGGCGGCGCTCGTGCTGGGGCGCCGCTGGATTGTCTGCCTGTCCATGCTGTCCGTGCTGGGGCCCATGCTGCTGATGCAGTGGCACGTGCCGCTGGCCGAGGTGGCCCATGTCGCCAGCCCCATGCCGCCGCACTCGCGCCATGTGCTGGGGCTGTGGGTCGCCTTCTCGCTGACGGTGATGCTCATCGCGTTGATGGTGGCGAGGGTGTCCGCGGCGCTTCGGGACAGGCAGGAGGCGCTGGTGCGCGCCCAGTTGCTCGCGGCGCGGGCGGAGAAGCTGGCCTCGCTGAGCACCCTGGCGGCGGGCGCGGCGCATGAGCTGGGCTCTCCGTTGGGCACCATCGCCATCGCGGCCAACGAACTGGAGGCGCTCATCCAGGAGGAGCCGAACGAGGCGCTCGAGGACGCGCGGCTCATCCGCGACCAGGTGGAGCGCTGCCGGGACATCCTGGAGCGCATGAGCGCGCGCGCGGGGCAGACCTACGGCGAGGTGCCCGAGCGCACCACGACGGGCGCGGTGCTCGGGCTGCTGCGCGAGCAGCTGTCGGCCGGGGAACTCTCGCGGCTGCGTTTCACGGAAGGGCCCGACGTGTCGCTCTTCTTCCCCACGCGCGGGCTGGTGCAGGTACTGGCCAACCTGGTGCGCAACGCGCTGCACGCGAGCGAGGCGTCGCAGGCGCCCGTCACGTTGAGCGTGCACGGTGACGCCGAGGGCACCGCCTTCGTGGTGGAGGACCAGGGCACGGGCATCCCCCGCGAGGTGCTGGAGCGCGTGGGCGAGCCGTTCTTCACCACCAAGCCAGCGGGGCAGGGCATGGGGCTGGGGTTGTTCCTGGGGCAGACGTTCGCGGAGCTGTGCGGCGGACGGCTGGAGCTGGATACGGAGGAGGGCCGGGGCACTCGCGCCACGCTCGTGCTGCCGTGCCGGAGGGAGCCTGTCCATGCAGCGGCCTGA
- the thiD gene encoding bifunctional hydroxymethylpyrimidine kinase/phosphomethylpyrimidine kinase — MRPMETPKRVPTALTIAGSDSGGGAGIQADLNTFSYHRVHGTTALTAVTAQNTRGVTRVDVLPAAAVAAQVDAVVEDLGVGAVKTGMLVNAEIISVVAWRLKSLKPGPLVVDPVMVSRAGARLIDDSAVGALKEHLLPLADVVTPNRHEAQLLAGMELQTLEDMKEAARRIHQLGPRAVLVKGGGMSGELRGLDVWFDGERMETLFLRSVKTHNTHGTGCTLSAAIAAWIALGQAPLEATRRAKTFVTSALEHPLPLGQGHGPFSHFSPLEPS; from the coding sequence ATGCGCCCCATGGAGACTCCCAAGCGAGTGCCGACGGCGCTCACCATCGCCGGCTCCGACAGTGGCGGTGGCGCAGGCATCCAGGCGGACCTGAACACCTTCTCGTATCACCGGGTGCACGGCACCACCGCGCTCACCGCCGTCACCGCGCAGAACACCCGGGGTGTCACCCGGGTGGACGTGCTCCCCGCCGCCGCCGTGGCCGCGCAGGTGGACGCCGTCGTCGAGGACCTGGGCGTGGGCGCGGTGAAGACGGGCATGCTCGTCAACGCGGAGATCATCTCCGTCGTCGCGTGGCGGCTGAAGTCGTTGAAGCCGGGCCCGCTCGTGGTGGACCCGGTCATGGTGTCCCGCGCGGGCGCGCGCCTCATCGACGACTCGGCCGTCGGCGCCCTCAAGGAGCACCTGCTCCCGCTCGCGGACGTCGTCACGCCCAACCGGCACGAGGCGCAGCTGCTCGCCGGGATGGAGCTGCAGACGCTCGAGGACATGAAGGAGGCCGCCCGGCGCATCCACCAGCTCGGTCCCCGGGCGGTGCTCGTCAAGGGCGGTGGCATGTCGGGCGAGCTGCGCGGCCTGGACGTCTGGTTCGACGGGGAGCGGATGGAGACGTTGTTCCTCCGCTCGGTGAAGACGCACAACACGCACGGCACGGGGTGCACGCTGTCGGCGGCCATCGCCGCGTGGATTGCGCTGGGACAGGCGCCCCTCGAGGCCACCCGGCGCGCCAAGACGTTCGTCACCTCGGCCCTGGAGCACCCGCTCCCCCTGGGTCAGGGCCATGGCCCCTTCAGCCACTTCTCCCCGCTCGAGCCCTCCTGA
- a CDS encoding ferritin-like domain-containing protein encodes MNSNQLRRLFARALSASLASPLMLTGCGDGGISLEGFSAPPCDNGRVSLQGLAPETPTDFIELRLVTDLRGSPQQQRVSSVGTACATATQPAVCGAELDAVASEDGFLSRCDPECHAYYLVTTRGDSVEAHTSRNALAALLGSIDTPSEALLQVFAERYNVSCSELKHGAVKTNADGTFSVIATKGFACGEGTELTQYLLVVKPSGEVVEKRTHVLERGDKGCSVGRRPAGLRSDGSVDCVDELGQHFALITHLEEASITAFLRLREELALHGAAVELQQAALRSALDEVAHTQVCGRLARRHGVTPERAVVAPLPPRPLFEVALDNAVEGCVRETYGALLAHHQALHAEDVEVREAMVRIAEDETRHADLSWAVDRWAEEKLSPEERETVRAARQRAVEALRAEVSAPTEDAVLRALGLPPPEVALAMVDVLSRELWN; translated from the coding sequence TTGAACTCGAATCAACTGCGCAGGCTCTTCGCCCGTGCGCTGAGTGCATCGTTGGCGTCGCCCTTGATGCTCACCGGTTGTGGCGACGGGGGGATTTCCTTGGAGGGGTTCTCGGCGCCGCCTTGTGACAACGGTCGCGTGTCGCTCCAGGGCCTGGCCCCCGAGACCCCGACGGACTTCATCGAGCTGCGCCTGGTGACGGACCTGCGGGGCTCGCCGCAGCAGCAACGTGTGTCCTCCGTCGGGACGGCGTGCGCGACCGCCACGCAGCCCGCGGTGTGCGGCGCGGAGCTGGACGCCGTGGCCTCCGAGGATGGGTTCCTCTCCCGCTGCGATCCAGAGTGCCATGCGTACTACCTCGTGACGACGCGAGGAGATTCGGTCGAGGCGCACACGTCTCGGAACGCGCTCGCGGCCCTGCTGGGCAGCATCGACACCCCGTCTGAGGCGCTGCTCCAGGTCTTCGCGGAGCGCTACAACGTGAGCTGCTCCGAGCTGAAGCATGGCGCGGTGAAGACGAACGCCGACGGGACCTTCAGTGTCATCGCCACCAAGGGGTTCGCGTGTGGCGAGGGGACAGAGCTGACGCAGTACCTGCTGGTGGTCAAGCCCTCCGGCGAGGTGGTCGAGAAGCGCACGCATGTCCTCGAGCGCGGCGACAAGGGATGCTCAGTGGGACGCCGGCCCGCGGGGCTCCGCTCGGATGGCTCGGTGGATTGCGTGGATGAGCTGGGACAGCACTTCGCGCTCATCACTCACCTGGAGGAGGCCTCCATCACGGCGTTCCTGCGGCTTCGTGAGGAGTTGGCGCTGCATGGCGCGGCCGTCGAGCTGCAACAGGCGGCGCTGCGCAGCGCGCTGGATGAAGTGGCGCATACGCAGGTGTGCGGCAGGCTGGCGCGCCGACACGGGGTGACGCCGGAGCGCGCGGTGGTGGCGCCGCTTCCTCCCCGGCCGCTGTTCGAGGTTGCGCTGGACAACGCGGTGGAGGGCTGCGTGCGCGAGACGTATGGCGCGCTGTTGGCGCATCACCAGGCGCTGCACGCGGAGGACGTGGAGGTGCGCGAGGCGATGGTGCGCATCGCGGAGGACGAGACGCGGCATGCGGACCTGTCGTGGGCCGTCGACCGCTGGGCGGAGGAGAAGCTCTCGCCCGAGGAGCGCGAGACGGTGCGCGCGGCACGTCAGCGGGCCGTCGAGGCGCTGCGCGCCGAGGTCTCCGCGCCGACCGAGGACGCGGTCCTGCGCGCGCTGGGACTGCCCCCGCCGGAGGTGGCTCTCGCGATGGTCGACGTGCTCTCCCGCGAGCTGTGGAACTGA
- a CDS encoding YciI family protein has product MKYLLMLFENEKAWDALPQEEAQKVLEEYMAFSESIEKSGNNIAGEALQPTSTATTVRVRDGKRLTTDGPFAETREQMGGFFLVEAKDLDEAIALASRIPAAKSGCVEIRPVMDYSDVMG; this is encoded by the coding sequence ATGAAGTACCTGCTGATGCTCTTCGAGAACGAGAAGGCCTGGGACGCGCTGCCGCAGGAGGAGGCCCAGAAGGTGCTGGAGGAGTACATGGCCTTCAGTGAGTCCATCGAGAAGAGCGGGAACAACATCGCGGGCGAGGCGCTGCAGCCGACGTCCACGGCGACCACGGTGCGCGTGCGCGACGGCAAGCGGCTGACGACGGACGGGCCGTTCGCGGAGACGCGCGAGCAGATGGGTGGCTTCTTCCTGGTGGAGGCCAAGGATTTGGACGAGGCCATCGCCCTGGCCTCGCGAATCCCCGCGGCGAAGTCGGGCTGCGTGGAGATACGCCCGGTGATGGACTACTCCGACGTCATGGGCTGA
- a CDS encoding RNA polymerase sigma factor: protein MEDVRSIVEHTYRAEHGRIVAMVIGAMGGDFASAEEVVQESFEAALQQWPREGVPREPRAWLLRAARNKAVDRVRRGVRLGARVDALEVVARLEQELAATPGGEDWQAHPDDSLRLLFTCCHPSLAVDVQVALALRTLCGLTTEEVARAFLVPPATMAQRLVRAQRKIRDARIPYVIPEPDALGERTRGVLHAIYLLFSEGHSATQGAELVRVDLCEEALRLARLTCHLLPRHPETTSLLAMMLLHHSRRHVRVAEDGGLVLLDRQDRGRWDAANIAEGLALLDGALALGAFGPYTVQAAIAALHAQAKRPEETDWEQIAALYERLAKLTPGPVVELNRAAAVAMAKGPAQGLVLVDDLESSGRLTEHHLLPAARAELLRRLGRTDEAVAAYRRALALVRTEPERRFLEERLKEVLADVPPT, encoded by the coding sequence ATGGAGGACGTGCGGTCCATCGTCGAGCACACCTACCGCGCCGAGCATGGCCGCATCGTGGCCATGGTCATCGGCGCGATGGGTGGGGATTTCGCCTCGGCGGAGGAGGTGGTGCAGGAGTCCTTCGAGGCGGCGCTCCAGCAGTGGCCGCGCGAGGGGGTGCCGCGGGAGCCTCGGGCATGGCTCCTGCGGGCCGCGCGCAACAAGGCGGTGGACCGGGTGCGGCGCGGGGTGCGGCTCGGGGCCCGGGTGGATGCATTGGAAGTCGTGGCGAGGCTCGAGCAGGAGCTGGCGGCCACGCCTGGGGGTGAGGACTGGCAGGCGCATCCGGACGACTCGCTGCGGTTGCTCTTCACGTGCTGCCACCCTTCCCTCGCCGTGGACGTGCAGGTGGCGCTGGCGCTGCGCACGTTGTGCGGCCTGACGACGGAGGAGGTGGCGAGAGCGTTCCTCGTGCCACCCGCGACGATGGCGCAGCGGCTGGTGCGAGCGCAGCGCAAGATTCGGGATGCGCGCATCCCGTATGTCATCCCGGAGCCGGACGCGCTGGGCGAGCGCACCCGGGGCGTGCTGCATGCCATCTACCTGCTCTTCTCGGAGGGACACTCGGCGACGCAGGGCGCGGAGCTGGTGCGCGTGGACCTGTGCGAGGAGGCGCTGCGACTGGCCCGGCTGACGTGCCACTTGTTGCCCCGCCATCCCGAGACCACCTCGCTGCTGGCGATGATGCTGCTCCACCATTCCCGACGTCACGTGCGGGTGGCCGAGGATGGAGGGCTGGTGCTGTTGGACAGACAGGACCGTGGGCGATGGGACGCGGCGAACATCGCGGAGGGGCTGGCCCTGCTCGACGGTGCGTTGGCGCTGGGCGCCTTCGGCCCGTACACCGTGCAGGCCGCCATCGCGGCGCTGCATGCACAGGCGAAGCGGCCGGAGGAGACGGATTGGGAGCAGATCGCCGCGCTCTACGAGCGGCTGGCGAAGCTGACGCCAGGGCCGGTGGTGGAGCTCAACCGCGCGGCGGCGGTAGCGATGGCGAAGGGCCCGGCGCAGGGACTGGTGTTGGTCGACGACCTGGAGTCGTCCGGACGGCTCACCGAGCACCACCTGTTGCCCGCGGCCCGAGCGGAGCTGCTGCGCAGACTGGGACGCACGGACGAAGCCGTGGCGGCCTATCGCCGCGCGCTCGCCCTGGTGCGCACGGAGCCAGAGCGTCGCTTCCTCGAGGAGCGGCTGAAGGAAGTGCTGGCGGACGTGCCGCCGACTTGA
- a CDS encoding response regulator transcription factor, producing MQRPETSAVVLVIDDDEPYRERLVRAFGRKGFTAHGAGSAKEALELAPSLRPGYAVIDLKLPDGSGLDLVRELKALDARTTMVVLTGYGSIATAVEAVRRGATHYLSKPVDVDDILLAFAGATLPAGEAAALEHQVPSLARAEWEHIQRVLADCGGNISQAARLLRIQRRSLQRKLSKHPVRQ from the coding sequence ATGCAGCGGCCTGAGACCTCCGCGGTGGTGCTCGTCATCGACGACGACGAGCCCTATCGCGAGCGACTGGTGCGCGCCTTCGGGCGCAAGGGCTTCACCGCCCACGGCGCGGGCAGCGCGAAGGAGGCGCTCGAACTGGCGCCGTCGCTGCGCCCCGGTTACGCCGTCATCGACCTGAAGCTGCCGGACGGCTCCGGGTTGGACCTGGTGCGCGAGCTCAAGGCACTGGATGCGCGGACGACGATGGTGGTCCTCACCGGTTACGGGAGCATCGCCACGGCGGTGGAGGCCGTGCGTCGAGGCGCCACGCACTATCTCTCCAAGCCCGTGGACGTGGACGACATCCTGCTGGCCTTCGCCGGCGCCACGCTGCCGGCCGGAGAGGCCGCGGCCCTGGAGCACCAGGTGCCCTCGCTGGCGCGCGCGGAGTGGGAGCACATCCAGCGGGTGCTCGCGGACTGTGGCGGCAACATCTCCCAGGCCGCCCGTCTGCTGCGCATCCAACGACGGAGCCTCCAGCGCAAGTTGTCCAAGCACCCCGTGCGGCAATGA
- a CDS encoding glycoside hydrolase family 2 TIM barrel-domain containing protein: MAPTLRCPGVVLVWLFAVVMSVGPVAEARTTLVKGEGGWSLQVDGRPYVAKGVTFSGSAGSAAYEQDCARLAALGVNTLRTWGVGPQTQPLLDAAHKHGLKVLVGLWMRHGQPGAEDDDSFDYLTDTAGMKKQREDTLESVRRYKDHPAVLAWGVGNEVILNSPNDASKEAYARFLEGVVRDIKKVDDSHPVISVDAWVLAVKWWEKFVPSLDAYGLNVYGRGLQVLPEALRKEGGTKPWLITEFGAQGEWDAPKDERGVPREPEDREKYAVIVDAWNTLLAPHVRAGDCLGLFVFNFSSTFDHTSLWLGMLSDKSTRPAWHAVREAYTGQKPEPPLPEVGALVVQGVKKEASGSWAEVAFEVKDPKGRPLDISFAYNFRGAATRFERGEVIRLRSTPGATPGSWRVKLPSVKGPIKLYGLAKDASGNLMMATTSVVPFFAP; this comes from the coding sequence ATGGCCCCTACACTTCGCTGTCCTGGCGTCGTCCTGGTGTGGCTGTTCGCGGTGGTGATGTCTGTTGGTCCGGTGGCGGAGGCCCGGACCACCCTGGTGAAAGGGGAGGGCGGCTGGAGCTTGCAGGTGGATGGTCGCCCCTACGTCGCCAAGGGGGTGACGTTCAGCGGCAGCGCGGGCTCGGCCGCGTACGAGCAGGACTGCGCGCGGCTCGCGGCGCTCGGCGTCAATACTTTGAGGACCTGGGGAGTGGGGCCGCAGACGCAGCCCCTGCTCGACGCGGCGCACAAGCACGGGCTCAAGGTGCTCGTCGGGCTGTGGATGCGGCATGGCCAGCCCGGCGCGGAGGATGACGACTCGTTCGACTACCTCACCGACACGGCGGGCATGAAGAAGCAGCGCGAGGACACGCTCGAGAGCGTGCGGCGCTACAAGGACCACCCGGCGGTGCTCGCGTGGGGCGTGGGCAACGAGGTCATCCTCAACAGCCCCAATGACGCGTCAAAGGAGGCCTACGCCCGCTTCCTGGAGGGCGTGGTCCGGGACATCAAGAAGGTGGACGACTCGCACCCGGTCATCTCGGTGGATGCGTGGGTGCTCGCGGTGAAGTGGTGGGAGAAGTTCGTCCCGTCGCTGGATGCCTATGGCCTCAATGTCTATGGACGGGGGCTCCAGGTGCTGCCGGAGGCGCTGCGCAAGGAGGGCGGCACCAAGCCCTGGCTCATCACCGAGTTCGGCGCACAGGGCGAGTGGGATGCGCCCAAGGATGAGCGAGGTGTCCCTCGCGAGCCCGAGGACCGGGAGAAGTACGCCGTCATCGTCGACGCGTGGAACACGCTGCTCGCGCCCCACGTGCGCGCCGGTGACTGTCTGGGGCTCTTCGTCTTCAACTTCAGCTCGACGTTCGACCACACCAGCCTGTGGCTCGGCATGTTGTCGGACAAGTCGACGCGGCCCGCGTGGCACGCCGTGCGCGAGGCCTACACCGGTCAGAAGCCCGAGCCGCCGCTGCCGGAGGTGGGCGCGCTCGTCGTCCAGGGTGTGAAGAAGGAGGCCTCGGGCAGTTGGGCGGAGGTGGCCTTCGAGGTGAAGGACCCGAAGGGCCGGCCGCTGGACATCTCCTTCGCGTACAACTTCCGGGGCGCCGCCACCCGCTTCGAGCGCGGGGAGGTCATCCGCCTGCGCTCCACGCCCGGTGCAACCCCGGGCTCGTGGCGCGTGAAGCTTCCGTCAGTGAAGGGTCCCATCAAGCTGTACGGGCTCGCGAAGGACGCCTCCGGCAACCTGATGATGGCCACCACCTCCGTGGTGCCTTTCTTTGCGCCATGA
- a CDS encoding HEAT repeat domain-containing protein, with translation MTRTSSPRRALRLLALSSLLLSFPSWAAPPPTLQPETCSVEGLMDSIRRGLQSKSPAYRRYLRELLKESAVTLSEAQLRAAFERETEPVMVEHLAVALAAKTDRGESPGTLQLVAKRALGDADPAVRAAATRALRRTSAEEHTGDLYSQLVRDSSPEVREEAATNLIEDNQFVYAGMHGPSSDLAVAAAAASSDPKVTARILGNLSTAAIGAGSAGALHSLLGSEDARVRASAATALGGVPASEMARARQTLGALYRSEQDVGVRTAILQSLARLGFQGAVPELRALRSVDPRLVPEVDAWIGALSTGLQEWSLLLREKQRLRQAR, from the coding sequence ATGACGCGCACCTCGTCTCCTCGTCGGGCCCTCCGCCTGCTGGCCCTGTCGTCGCTCCTGCTGTCCTTCCCGTCCTGGGCCGCGCCGCCTCCCACGCTCCAGCCGGAGACGTGCTCCGTGGAGGGATTGATGGACTCCATCCGTCGCGGACTCCAATCGAAGTCGCCCGCGTACCGGCGCTATCTGCGCGAGCTCCTGAAGGAGTCCGCCGTCACGCTGTCGGAGGCGCAGCTGCGCGCGGCCTTCGAGCGCGAGACGGAGCCCGTCATGGTGGAGCACCTGGCGGTGGCGCTGGCGGCGAAGACGGACCGGGGCGAGAGTCCGGGCACGCTCCAGCTCGTGGCGAAGCGCGCGCTCGGGGACGCGGACCCTGCGGTGCGAGCGGCCGCCACGCGCGCGCTGCGGCGCACGAGCGCGGAGGAGCACACCGGGGACCTGTACTCGCAGCTGGTGAGGGACTCGTCGCCCGAGGTCCGCGAGGAAGCCGCGACGAACCTCATCGAGGACAACCAGTTCGTCTACGCGGGGATGCACGGGCCGTCCTCGGACCTGGCGGTGGCGGCGGCCGCGGCGTCGAGCGACCCGAAGGTGACGGCGAGAATCCTGGGCAACCTCTCCACCGCGGCCATCGGCGCGGGTTCCGCCGGAGCGCTGCACTCGCTGCTCGGCAGTGAGGACGCGCGGGTGCGCGCGTCGGCGGCGACGGCGCTGGGCGGTGTGCCCGCGTCGGAGATGGCGCGGGCGCGTCAGACGCTCGGCGCGCTGTATCGCTCCGAGCAGGACGTGGGCGTGCGGACGGCCATCCTCCAGAGCCTCGCGCGGCTGGGGTTCCAGGGCGCGGTGCCGGAGTTGCGAGCGCTGCGGAGTGTCGACCCGCGACTGGTTCCCGAGGTCGACGCCTGGATTGGCGCGTTGAGTACCGGTCTTCAGGAGTGGAGCCTGCTCCTGAGGGAGAAGCAGCGGTTGCGTCAGGCTCGCTGA
- a CDS encoding CotH kinase family protein, with translation MNPLSAPEVAGGLVVASERVPFVLPKPSRSGVLAALLFALTACESTPSSDKALGPAVDEETASPAVTIDAMDNEQHVLRGGFQLDAGIVRVEVYEGSILLGLAVLEDGRWSIPWQPGHESESLEVVAYHDSGAEVRTRLEFQRLGFETRDNLYAAEALLTLPTSPDTTTRYTLDGSTPGPTSPVYTAPLVLLNRRGQPAPLSLIPTNPAESPEPWRWKPPTAPTTLATVVRARRFSGETPVDAGQARTYLIGQPRAYTLPVLSLATDAANFFGDEQGLYVPGRVYAETPGPMEGWGTGNYMQSGKNWERPVHVEWFDAAGATVLAQNAGVRIHGSGSAAMPQKSLRLYAKEDYGPEMFQADVFPDHPLREFKRLIVRTSGQDQVGSKLRDCVLQGLMRETSLALQACQPTLVFLDGEYWGLHELRERYDEYYLATHHELKRKDIVILEAYGILDTGEDADVLPYQALLAYVRENDLSVPQHYAYVAARIDVEDFIDYHIAEVYFGNEDWPDNNVKFWRLRGGETSGKTGPADGRWRWLLHDLDAAFVGGPDANSLGRLLRDERLSEPFVVLFRSLMKSPDFKGLFISRFRWHLEHTFAPARVLAWLDAAEARLAPEMAEHVARWGYPASVESWHGDVEFLRECARRRAEVLQRHLREELGAP, from the coding sequence ATGAATCCCCTGTCCGCTCCCGAAGTCGCGGGGGGCCTCGTCGTGGCCTCCGAGCGGGTCCCGTTCGTCCTCCCGAAGCCGAGTCGCTCCGGGGTGCTCGCCGCGCTGCTCTTCGCCCTCACCGCCTGTGAGAGCACGCCGTCCTCCGACAAGGCCCTTGGGCCCGCGGTGGACGAGGAGACGGCGTCCCCCGCCGTCACCATCGACGCCATGGACAACGAGCAGCACGTGCTGCGCGGCGGCTTCCAGCTGGACGCGGGCATCGTGCGCGTGGAGGTCTACGAGGGCTCCATCCTGCTCGGCCTGGCGGTGCTGGAGGACGGGCGGTGGAGCATCCCGTGGCAGCCGGGCCACGAGAGCGAGTCGCTGGAGGTCGTCGCCTATCACGACAGCGGGGCGGAGGTGCGCACGCGCCTGGAGTTCCAGCGCCTGGGCTTCGAGACGCGAGACAACCTGTACGCCGCCGAGGCGCTCCTGACGCTGCCCACGTCCCCGGACACGACGACGCGCTACACGCTGGATGGCTCCACGCCGGGCCCGACTTCTCCCGTCTACACGGCGCCGTTGGTGCTGCTCAACCGACGTGGGCAGCCCGCGCCGCTCAGCCTCATTCCGACGAATCCCGCCGAGTCACCGGAGCCCTGGCGCTGGAAGCCGCCCACGGCGCCCACCACGCTCGCGACGGTGGTGCGCGCGCGGCGGTTCTCGGGCGAGACGCCGGTGGACGCGGGGCAGGCGCGCACGTACCTCATCGGACAGCCACGCGCGTACACCTTGCCAGTGTTGTCGCTGGCGACGGACGCGGCGAACTTCTTCGGGGACGAGCAGGGCCTCTACGTGCCGGGCCGCGTCTACGCAGAGACGCCGGGGCCGATGGAGGGCTGGGGCACGGGCAACTACATGCAGTCCGGCAAGAACTGGGAGCGCCCGGTCCACGTCGAGTGGTTCGACGCCGCGGGCGCGACGGTGCTCGCGCAGAACGCGGGCGTGCGCATCCACGGCTCGGGCAGCGCGGCGATGCCGCAGAAGAGCCTCCGGCTGTACGCGAAGGAGGACTACGGCCCGGAGATGTTCCAGGCGGACGTGTTCCCGGACCATCCGCTGCGCGAGTTCAAGCGGCTCATCGTGCGCACGTCGGGGCAGGACCAGGTGGGCTCCAAGCTGCGCGACTGTGTGCTCCAGGGATTGATGCGTGAGACGTCCCTGGCGCTGCAGGCCTGCCAGCCCACGTTGGTGTTCCTGGATGGTGAGTACTGGGGGCTGCACGAGCTGCGCGAGCGGTATGACGAGTACTACCTGGCGACGCACCACGAGCTGAAGCGCAAGGACATCGTCATCCTGGAGGCCTACGGCATCCTCGACACGGGCGAGGACGCGGACGTGCTGCCCTACCAGGCGCTGCTCGCCTACGTGCGCGAGAATGACCTCTCCGTCCCCCAGCACTACGCCTACGTCGCGGCGCGCATCGATGTGGAGGACTTCATCGACTACCACATCGCGGAGGTCTACTTCGGCAACGAGGACTGGCCGGACAACAACGTGAAGTTCTGGCGCCTGCGCGGGGGTGAGACGTCCGGCAAGACGGGGCCCGCGGATGGCCGGTGGCGCTGGCTGTTGCATGACCTGGACGCGGCCTTCGTGGGAGGGCCCGACGCCAACTCGCTCGGACGGCTGCTGCGCGACGAGCGGCTCAGCGAGCCCTTCGTCGTGCTGTTCCGGAGCCTGATGAAGTCCCCGGACTTCAAGGGCCTGTTCATCTCGCGCTTCCGGTGGCACCTGGAGCACACGTTCGCGCCGGCGCGGGTCCTGGCCTGGCTCGACGCGGCCGAGGCACGGCTGGCGCCCGAGATGGCCGAGCACGTCGCGCGCTGGGGTTACCCGGCCTCGGTGGAGTCATGGCATGGGGACGTGGAGTTCCTGCGCGAGTGCGCGCGGCGCCGCGCCGAGGTGCTCCAGCGCCACCTGAGGGAGGAGCTGGGCGCGCCCTGA